The Acidimicrobiales bacterium sequence TTCCCCAGGACGACATCCTCCATCCCGAGCTGACCGTGGAGCGGGCGCTGTCCTACGCCGCCCGGCTGCGGTTCCCCCCGGACGTGCGGCGCCGGGAGCGGCGCCAGCGCGTCGAGGAGGTGATGGCCGAACTCGATCTCGGGGCCCGCCGCAACCTGCGCGTGTCGCAGCTCTCGGGCGGTCAGCGCAAGCGGGTGAGTGTGGCGCTCGAGCTGCTCACCAAACCGTCCCTGCTCATCCTCGACGAGCCGACGTCCGGGCTCGATCCCGGCACCGAGCGCCAGGTCATGCGCCTGTTGCGCGAGCTCGCCGACAGTGGCCACACGATCATGGTCGTCACCCACCATCTCGAGTCGTTGACCGAGTGCGACCGGGTGCTCTACCTGGCGCCGGGTGGGCGCCAGGCGTACTTCGGTCCGCCCCAGCTCGCCCTGGCCTACTTCGGCGAGCCGGATCAGCCCGAGGTGTTCCAGCTCCTCAGCAGCGACGACGAGGCGGACTGGCCGACCCGCTACGCGTCGCATCCCGACGGCCGCCGGTTCCTCGACCAGGTCGACGCGGTCGAGCAGATGGCCGGCGTCGGCACCATCCGCGCGCCGCGGGGCCGGCTGCGCCAGCTGGCGGTCCTCACCTCCCGCAACGCCCGGGTGCTGTTCGCCGACTGGCGAACCGCGTTGCTCGTCCTGCTCCAGGGACCCCTGCTGGGGCTCCTCCTGTACCTGGCGATGGAGGCCGATCAGCTCGACGCCGCCGCGCCCCTGCGCCTGTCCTCGGCGATGGTCACCGTGCTGCTCCTCGTCGTCGGGGCCACGTGGATCGGACTGTCGAACTCGATACGGGAGATCGTCAAGGAGCGGGCGGTCTACAGCCGCGAGGTGGCGGTCGGCCTGTCGCCCACCGCGTACCTGGCGTCGAAGGTCGTGCTCCTCGCGGTGATCACCGCGGTGCAGACCGCGGCCATGGCGACGATCGCGATCCAGGGCCAGGGCGGACCGGCCGAAGGCCAGGTGCTCGCGAACGGACGGCTCGAACTCGTCCTGGTCGCGATCGCCGCCGGGGTGGCGTCGCTCTCGTTCGGCCTGCTCTGCAGCGCCCTGGTGCGGTCGAGTGACCAGGCGGTGCTGCTGCTACCGGCCCTGCTGGTCCCCCTGCTCGTCCTCGCCATACCCGACGTCAACGACGAGCCCGGCTTGTCGCAGGCGCGGGTCGTGGCGCCGTCGAACTGGGCGTTCCAGTCCGCGGCCGTGACCGTCGACCTGAACCGGCTCCAGATCCTCAACGAGATCGCCCGCGACTTCGACGATCCCGTGGTGCGCCGGGCCGGCGAGGACATCCTCGCCGGCGACATCGATCGGCTGTCGCGGCGCGTCGACACGTACCTCGAGTCGAACGGCGACGACCGCTTCCGGTCGACGGACGCGAACTTCTGGACCGGCATCGCCGGGTTGGGTGCGATCACCGTGGTCGCGCTCCTGGGCGCGCGGGCTGCGCTCAGCCCCCGGCGCCACCGCAGCTGAGCGGCGTGTGGCGGCGGTGGGTGGCCTACGGTGGGAGCGATGCAGGATCCCGTCGTCGAGATCACCCGGAACGGGCGACGGCCGCTGCGGCTGGTCGTCACCGAGGAACTGACGATCGGTCGCGACTGCGACGGCCTGCTCCTCGACGACCCGGGGATCAGTCGTGTCCACCTCCGGCTCGAACCGTGCCCCGACGGGGTGCGCGTCACCGACCTCGACTCGACGAACGGGACGTTCCACGGCGAGGCCCGTATCGCCGAACCGGTCGTGCTCGGCGAGGGCGACGAGGTGCACTTCGGTGACTGTCGGGCCGCGGTGGTGACCGTTCCGTCACCGGCTCCGGGCCCACCGCTCGTGGGCGGCCGCACCCAAACGGCCGTCGCCCACCTGTTCCGCCCCCGCGCCGAGAGCACCATCGACGTGGTTGCGTCATCGGTGCTGGCCGATCCGATGGAGGCCCGACGCGAGCATCGCCAAGGCACGATCACGATCGTGTTCTCCGACATCGAGGACTCCACCGCTCAGCTGACCGCGCTCGGCGACGAGCGGTGGTACGCCGACCTCCGGGCCCACAACGCGATCGTGGAGGGCGCCGTGGCCCGCCACCGGGGCAGCGTCGTCAAGCACCAGGGGGACGGGTTCATGCTGACGTTCCCGTCGGCGTGGATGGCGGTCCAGGCGGCGTTCGAGGTGAACGAGCGCCTGGAGGGCGTACGGGCCGCCGGCGAGCAGCCGTTGCGGGTACGGATGGGCATGCACACCGGTGAGGTCATCGTCGACGACTCGGGGGATCTCTTCGGCCGACACGTCAACATCGCCGCCCGTATCGCCAACGAGGCGTCCGCCGCCGAGGTGTTGGTCTCCACCGTGACCCGGGCCGTCCTCGAGGGCCGCGACGACGTCGCGTTCGGGCCGGGTCGCAGCACGGACCTGAAGGGGCTCGACGGCTCGTTCGAGGTCTGGCCCGTGGTGGGCGTCTGACGACAGGGTTTCGCCTGTGGGGACAGGCCATCCCCGGCGCTGTCACACCCCCTTCGTAGCATTCGGTTCATGGAACCTCTGCTCGTGATCTCGCTGATCGCCGCGCTCTTCGTCGCCGCCGGCCTCGGTGTCGCCGTCGGCCTTCGGCTCGTCCGCACCCGCCAGAACGCCCACGACGAGGTCGTCGCCCAGCTCGCCGCCGAGCTCGACGCCCGCCAGGCCGCCCAGGTCGAGGGCGTCGTGCAGAAGGTCGTCGCGGTGGCGGGGGAGAGCTTCGACAGTCGGCTCCAGACCGGCACCGCCGAGCTCGATGTCCGTCGGGAGGCGATCGACCTGCGCATGGCCGGCGCCCAGCAGCGGCTGGACGAGCAGCTCGGCACGGTGGTTGCGTCCCTCCAGGCGAAGATCGCCGAGGTCGACAAGCTCGTGTCCGAGAAGGTCGGCGGCCTGTCCGACACGGTCGACGCCCGGGTGGGGGGCATGTCGAAGAACCTGGGCCAGCAGGTCACCTCGATGTCCACCGAGCTCACCCAGGTGCGCCAGCTCGTCGCCCAGCTCCAGAAGGAGCGGGCCCAGCAACACGGTCAGTTCGTCGAGAGCCTCGAGGCGGCCACCCGCCAGCAGAAGGTGCTGGCCGAGACCACCCAGCACCTCCGCGAGGCGTTGGCCAGTCCGCAGGCCCGCGGCCAGTGGGGCGAGCGGATGGCCGAGGACGTGCTGCGCTCCGCCGGCATGCGCGAGGGCGTGAACTATCGCAAGCAGAAGATGATCGAGGGCGGCACCAAGCCCGACTTCACCTTCCTGTTGCCCGACGACCGCCAGCTCCACATGGACGTGAAGTTCCCGGTCACCAACTACCTCCGTCATCTCGAGGCACCGAGCGACGCCGAGGCGTCGGCCCTGCGGGACCGTTTCCTGCGTGACGTGCGCGACCGGGTCAAGGAGCTGAGCGGTCGCGGTTACGCGGAGGCCGACACCACGGTCGGCTACCTGCTCCTGTTCATCCCCAACGAGAGCGTCTACGGCTTCATCCACGAGAACGACGTCACGCTGCTCGACGACGCGCTGGCCCAGAAGGTCGTCCTGTGCTCGCCGACCACCCTGTTCGCCGTCCTCGGCGTGATTCGCCAGGCGATGGACACCTTCGCCGTCGAGCGGGCCACCGAGGAGATCCTCGAGTGCCTCGCCGGCTTCGGTCAGCAGTGGGAGAAGTTCTCCGGCCACATCGACAAGGTCGATCGCCACATGGAGACCCTCACCCGGAGCTTCGGCGAGCTGTCCACCACCCGGCGTCGCGCCCTCGAGCGCCAGCTGGACCGCATCGAGGACGTGCGGTCGCGCGCCGGCGTCGCCGACGACGCCCCGGTGCTCGGCCCCACCACGGCGCCGATGCTGCGCGACGTCACCGCCAGCTGAGCCTGCGGCGGGAAATGGCCCTCGGCCGGCCCGAGCGCGCCGGTAGCCTCGGGGGTCATGTCCACCCCTGTCCTCGTCGCCGTCGCGTGGCCCTACGCGTCCGGCTCGCGTCATCTCGGGCACCTGGCCGGCGCCTACCTGCCCGCTGACGTGTTCGCCCGTCATCAGCGCCGTGTCGGGAACGAGGTGCTGATGGTGTCGGGCAGCGACGTGCACGGCACCCCGATCACGGTGCGCGCCGATGCCGAGGGGGTCACGCCGCACGACATCGTCGATCGCTACCACAACGAGTTCGTCGAGCAATGGAACCAGATCGGCGTGTCGTGGGACAACTACACGACCACCGGCACGCCGCACCACGCCCGGGTCACGCAGGAGATGTTCCTGCAGCAACTCGAGAACGGCCACATCGACAAGCGCACCTCCGAGCAGTTCTTCGATCCCGAAGCCGAGCGGTTCCTGCCGGATCGCTATGTCGAGGGCGTCTGTCCGCACTGCGAGTACCCCGAGGCGCGCGGCGATCAGTGCGACAACTGTGGCCGCACCCTCGACGCCACCGAGCTCGGGTCACCCCGGTCCAAGATCAGTGGTGCCACCCCGGTGCTGCGTGAGACCGAGCACTTCTACTACCGCTACTCGGACTTCACCGAGCGCGTCGCGTCCTGGCTGCGGGGCAAGCAGGGGTGGCGCCCCCACGTCCTCAACTTCGCCCTCGCCTGGGCCGAGGAGGACGGACTCTTCGATCGCGCCATCACCCGCGATCTCGACTGGGGTGTCGAGCTGCCGGTCGACGACCTCGGGCCGGGCAAGCGCATCTATGTCTGGTACGACGCGGTCATCGGCTACCTGTCGGCGTCGCAGGAGTGGGCCGCGCAACGGGGGGACGACGACCGCTGGCGGCACTGGTGGGAGAACGACGACGCCCGCCACGTGTACTTCATCGGGAAGGACAACATCCCGTTCCACTGTCTGTTCTGGCCGGCTCAGCTGATGGGCGCCGGTGACCTGCACCTGCCCGACGACGTGCCGGCGAACCAGTACGTCACCTTCAAGGGGGGCAAGGCGTCCGCCAGTCGGGGCGTCGGCCTGACGATCGCGGAGGGACTCGACCTCTTCCAGCCGGACGGGCTGCGCTACGCCCTCGCCGCGAACTTCCCGGAGCAGGCCGACACCGACATCTCGGTGGAGGAGATCGCCCGTCGGATCAATGAGGAGCTCGTCGCGACGTGGGGGAACCTGGTCAACCGGGTGCTGTCGATGGTGCACAAGAACCACGGCGAACAGCCGGCGAGCGACGGCCGCACCGACGAGGACGAGGCGGTGCTGGCCGCGGTCGACGCCAGCCTCGCCACGGCGGGCGAGCAGATCGAGCGGGTCGAGCTGCGCAGTGCGTTGCGCACCGCGATGGACGGCGCCCAGGCGATCAACGCCTATCTGAACGCGACCGAGCCCTGGAAGCTCGCGAAGTCGGATCCCGAGCGCAGCGCGGTCGTGCTCGCCACCGCCCTCGACGGCATCAACGGCGTGCGGATCGCACTCAGCCCGTTCCTGCCCTTCAGCAGCGCCATCCTCGACGATGCCCTCGGCCCGGTCGACGGCTGGACGCGGGTGCCGGTGGCGCCGGGCACGCCGATCGCCAAGCCGGTGCCGCTGTTCGTCAAGGTCGATGTCGACGAACTGCTCGCCGACCCCGACAACGCCGACGGCTGAGCGATGCCCTGGATCGACCAGCACTGCCACCTCCCGCCCGGTGAGGTCGGGGCCGGCCAGGTCGCCGATGCCCGGGCGGCGGGGGTCACCCGCATGGTGACGGTCGGCTGCACGCTCGAGCAGAGCCGCCAGATGGTCGAGATCGCCCGCGAGCACGACGGCGTGTTCGCCACCGCCGGCATCCACCCGCACAACGCGAAGGACGGGCTGGACGGCATCGAGGACCTGCTCGACGATCCCGTCGTGGTCGCGGTGGGGGAGGCGGGGCTCGACTACCACTACGACCACTCGCCCCGTGACGTGCAGGCGGAGGTCTTCCGCCGTCAGATCGCCATCGCCAACCAGCGCGACATTCCGCTCGTGATCCACACCCGCACGGCGTGGGACGACACGTTCGCGATCCTCGATGACGAAGGCACGCCGCGCCGCACGGTGTTCCACTGTTTCACCGGGGGTGGGCCCGAGGCACAGGAGTGTCTCGATCGCGGCGCGTTGCTGTCCTTCTCGGGAATCATCACCTTCCCGAGCGGCCAGGACCTCCGCGACGCCGCCGCGATCTGTCCCCTCGACCGGCTCCTCGTCGAGACCGACAGCCCCTATCTGGCGCCGGTTCCGCACCGCGGCAAGCCGAACCGGCCGGCGCTGGTGCCCCTGGTCGGCGCGGCCGTGGCGGCCGCGAAGGACGTGCCGGTTGCCGACGTCGAGGCCGCGACCTGGGCGACGGCCGCGGCGTTCTACGCCCTCGACGACACCTGAGCCGATCCCGAGCGGGCGGCGAAAGGTTGCAATTGTGTTACGACACTCCTACCGTCGCGCGTCGTAGTCAGTCCGCTGTCGCACCCGCGACACTCGGCCAGAGGGAAGGACGGAGCTCTGGACCGCACCCGCCGGACGCTACGTCGGTCTGTGCTGTGTGCCCTGGCCGTCGTGGCGTCGATCGCCACCGTGACATCGCCGGTGAGCGCCGCGACGCCCCTCGCCGAGGTGAACGTCGCCGCGTTCTCGTCGCGCGCCGAGGCGTGGACGGCGGCGCGCGAGGAGCACCGCGACGAGTCGCAGGAACGGGCGGTGGCGCTCGCCGAAGAGGTCCGACAGGCCGAGATCGACCGGATCGCGGCGGAGGAGGCCGCCCGGCAGGCGGAACTGGACCGTCAGCGAGCCGCGGAGGAAGCCGCCCGCACGACGACCACGACCCAGCCGCCGACGACCACCCAGGCGCCGACCACCACGGCGGCGCCGTCCACCACGGCGCCCGCCGACGACGGAGCCGACGGCACGACCACGACGACCACCGCTGCGCCCGGGCCCGGGTCACCGACGGCGGCCCAGTGGGAGGTGCTGCGGCAGTGCGAATCGAGTGGCAACTACTCGATCGTGAGCGCCAACGGGCGCTATCGCGGCGCCTACCAGTTCTCCCAGGCCACCTGGGACTGGGTCGCCGCTATGGACCGACCGGATCTCGTCGGTGTCGATCCGGCCTCGGCGACGCCCGCCGACCAGGACGCGCTGGCGCTCTCGCTCTGGACCCGCCAGGGATGGCGCCCGTGGCCCATCTGCGGCCAGCAGGCAGCCGCGGCCTGACCCGGTGACCCATTCGCCCCAGGCGATCCGCGCGCTGCTGGACGAACACGGCCTCGAACCCCGCCGGGCGCTCGGCCAGAACTTCGTCGTCGACCCGAACACCGTGCGACGCATCGCCCGTCTCGCCGCGATCGCGGAGGGCGACGCCGTCGTGGAGATCGGACCGGGGCTCGGATCGCTGACGCTCGCCCTCGTCGAGACGGGCGCCGAGGTGACGGCGGTGGAGAAGGACCGGGACCTCGTCCCGGTCCTGCGCTCGGTCGTCGAACCGCTCGGCGTGCGGGTCGTCGAGGCGGATGCGCTGACGATGGACTGGGATGCCGTGCTCGCCGGCCACGACACCTGGACGCTCGTCGCCAACCTTCCCTACAACGTCGCCACCACCCTCGTCCTGGACCTGCTCGCCGACGTGCCCGCGATCACGGCGATGCTCGTGATGGTGCAGCGAGAAGCGGGGGAGCGGCTCGCCGCCGGTGCGGGGGACAAGGCCGTCGGGATTCCGTCGATGATCGTCGGCTATCACGGCACCGCGGAGGTCGTCGGCCGTGTGCCGGCGACCGTGTTCCACCCCCAGCCAAAGGTCGAGTCCGTGCTCGTGCGCATCGAGCGCCACGCCGAGCCACCCGTCGATGTGCCGTTGGCCGCCATCGACCCGTTGTTGCGGGCCGCCTACGGCCAACGGCGCAAGATGCTGCGCCGCTCGCTCAGCGGGCTGCTCGACGAAGCGGCGATCGCCGCGGCCGGTGTCGATCCGACGGCGCGCCCCGAGACCCTCGACCTCGCCGCCTGGTCCCGCCTCGCCTCCCAGCACCGCAGGTGAAGCAGGGAAGCAGGGGTCAGACCCCCGCTTCACCCCTGCTGGTCGGTCCAGAGGTCGGCCATTGCTGCCAGGAGATCGGGGACCGAGGTCTTCTCGCCCGCCCCGAACTCCCGATAGCAGGTGTCCACGAGGGTCACGATCCGCTCCGGCTCGCCCCAGTCGCTCCAGCGGTCGAACGACAGGTCCCGTGCCGCCTCCGCGATCGGCATGCCCCGGTCGAAGCGGTCACGGCACTCGGCCCGGCAGTACTCGAGATAGCTGCGGATCTCCGCCAGGCCGGCGAGGTCGGTGATCGGCCCGTGCCCGGGCACGATCGTCTCCGGCTGCCACGC is a genomic window containing:
- a CDS encoding adenylate/guanylate cyclase domain-containing protein, which gives rise to MQDPVVEITRNGRRPLRLVVTEELTIGRDCDGLLLDDPGISRVHLRLEPCPDGVRVTDLDSTNGTFHGEARIAEPVVLGEGDEVHFGDCRAAVVTVPSPAPGPPLVGGRTQTAVAHLFRPRAESTIDVVASSVLADPMEARREHRQGTITIVFSDIEDSTAQLTALGDERWYADLRAHNAIVEGAVARHRGSVVKHQGDGFMLTFPSAWMAVQAAFEVNERLEGVRAAGEQPLRVRMGMHTGEVIVDDSGDLFGRHVNIAARIANEASAAEVLVSTVTRAVLEGRDDVAFGPGRSTDLKGLDGSFEVWPVVGV
- a CDS encoding transglycosylase family protein — protein: MLCALAVVASIATVTSPVSAATPLAEVNVAAFSSRAEAWTAAREEHRDESQERAVALAEEVRQAEIDRIAAEEAARQAELDRQRAAEEAARTTTTTQPPTTTQAPTTTAAPSTTAPADDGADGTTTTTTAAPGPGSPTAAQWEVLRQCESSGNYSIVSANGRYRGAYQFSQATWDWVAAMDRPDLVGVDPASATPADQDALALSLWTRQGWRPWPICGQQAAAA
- the rsmA gene encoding 16S rRNA (adenine(1518)-N(6)/adenine(1519)-N(6))-dimethyltransferase RsmA — protein: MTHSPQAIRALLDEHGLEPRRALGQNFVVDPNTVRRIARLAAIAEGDAVVEIGPGLGSLTLALVETGAEVTAVEKDRDLVPVLRSVVEPLGVRVVEADALTMDWDAVLAGHDTWTLVANLPYNVATTLVLDLLADVPAITAMLVMVQREAGERLAAGAGDKAVGIPSMIVGYHGTAEVVGRVPATVFHPQPKVESVLVRIERHAEPPVDVPLAAIDPLLRAAYGQRRKMLRRSLSGLLDEAAIAAAGVDPTARPETLDLAAWSRLASQHRR
- a CDS encoding DNA recombination protein RmuC, yielding MEPLLVISLIAALFVAAGLGVAVGLRLVRTRQNAHDEVVAQLAAELDARQAAQVEGVVQKVVAVAGESFDSRLQTGTAELDVRREAIDLRMAGAQQRLDEQLGTVVASLQAKIAEVDKLVSEKVGGLSDTVDARVGGMSKNLGQQVTSMSTELTQVRQLVAQLQKERAQQHGQFVESLEAATRQQKVLAETTQHLREALASPQARGQWGERMAEDVLRSAGMREGVNYRKQKMIEGGTKPDFTFLLPDDRQLHMDVKFPVTNYLRHLEAPSDAEASALRDRFLRDVRDRVKELSGRGYAEADTTVGYLLLFIPNESVYGFIHENDVTLLDDALAQKVVLCSPTTLFAVLGVIRQAMDTFAVERATEEILECLAGFGQQWEKFSGHIDKVDRHMETLTRSFGELSTTRRRALERQLDRIEDVRSRAGVADDAPVLGPTTAPMLRDVTAS
- the metG gene encoding methionine--tRNA ligase, coding for MSTPVLVAVAWPYASGSRHLGHLAGAYLPADVFARHQRRVGNEVLMVSGSDVHGTPITVRADAEGVTPHDIVDRYHNEFVEQWNQIGVSWDNYTTTGTPHHARVTQEMFLQQLENGHIDKRTSEQFFDPEAERFLPDRYVEGVCPHCEYPEARGDQCDNCGRTLDATELGSPRSKISGATPVLRETEHFYYRYSDFTERVASWLRGKQGWRPHVLNFALAWAEEDGLFDRAITRDLDWGVELPVDDLGPGKRIYVWYDAVIGYLSASQEWAAQRGDDDRWRHWWENDDARHVYFIGKDNIPFHCLFWPAQLMGAGDLHLPDDVPANQYVTFKGGKASASRGVGLTIAEGLDLFQPDGLRYALAANFPEQADTDISVEEIARRINEELVATWGNLVNRVLSMVHKNHGEQPASDGRTDEDEAVLAAVDASLATAGEQIERVELRSALRTAMDGAQAINAYLNATEPWKLAKSDPERSAVVLATALDGINGVRIALSPFLPFSSAILDDALGPVDGWTRVPVAPGTPIAKPVPLFVKVDVDELLADPDNADG
- a CDS encoding ATP-binding cassette domain-containing protein, producing the protein MIREVGVSAEQTVSVATDRDIRDFGPTHRVVTIGRGEPNDVQVDHDLVSRFHCELRFTPEEGWRLVDVGSRNGTLAAGRPLDSVLIRDRTVVALGGGDGPKITIDLTDAAPERVDEVGAKLGTHLVADEEVVTIGRDPANRIVVDDLMVSRRHAELRTGSDGSRVLVDLASHNGTYVNGARITRAAVRDHDLLTVGSHLFRVTTSGLEEYVDDGAVVFHASDIVVRRGRKTIVDRVSISLDERSFMAIVGPSGAGKSTFATALAGLRRPAGGTVLYGGLDLHDNYDALKHRIGFVPQDDILHPELTVERALSYAARLRFPPDVRRRERRQRVEEVMAELDLGARRNLRVSQLSGGQRKRVSVALELLTKPSLLILDEPTSGLDPGTERQVMRLLRELADSGHTIMVVTHHLESLTECDRVLYLAPGGRQAYFGPPQLALAYFGEPDQPEVFQLLSSDDEADWPTRYASHPDGRRFLDQVDAVEQMAGVGTIRAPRGRLRQLAVLTSRNARVLFADWRTALLVLLQGPLLGLLLYLAMEADQLDAAAPLRLSSAMVTVLLLVVGATWIGLSNSIREIVKERAVYSREVAVGLSPTAYLASKVVLLAVITAVQTAAMATIAIQGQGGPAEGQVLANGRLELVLVAIAAGVASLSFGLLCSALVRSSDQAVLLLPALLVPLLVLAIPDVNDEPGLSQARVVAPSNWAFQSAAVTVDLNRLQILNEIARDFDDPVVRRAGEDILAGDIDRLSRRVDTYLESNGDDRFRSTDANFWTGIAGLGAITVVALLGARAALSPRRHRS
- a CDS encoding TatD family hydrolase encodes the protein MPWIDQHCHLPPGEVGAGQVADARAAGVTRMVTVGCTLEQSRQMVEIAREHDGVFATAGIHPHNAKDGLDGIEDLLDDPVVVAVGEAGLDYHYDHSPRDVQAEVFRRQIAIANQRDIPLVIHTRTAWDDTFAILDDEGTPRRTVFHCFTGGGPEAQECLDRGALLSFSGIITFPSGQDLRDAAAICPLDRLLVETDSPYLAPVPHRGKPNRPALVPLVGAAVAAAKDVPVADVEAATWATAAAFYALDDT